gcatgatgaagaggactgtttaaataccaattctaattgaaccagaaaatttattggtcgattcatggatcaaacaccagttgtgaattttgccgttaagcaccttgtcagagaacagcaagttatgcaaaaagtactgaaacactgaacagttggacatgtgcattcaaaagtgtagagaaggtcaaattttgttcacctgtaaaggttatagtgcattttaggtgcatcctgaaatttcacccgaaagccgaatatccttaactttttgtgagtagtatatgtatatatatatacatacacatttgAGCAGCAACTGTGAGGAAGACCTCATAAGGAGGGAGGCATTTAACCCTTTAATCTCTGTAGTATTAGCTTTGGGTATACACTAATTCTTATCAAATCATAATACTTATATTATTGACTTATACATAATACTATATCAATGTTTGTTTTAGCTGTAATGTAATTCTAAATAATATTAATGGGTAAAATTAACCACACAGACCCTATCATTCATGAATTCAAGCTGGAATAATGCTCACTGAATTTCTACATACTAAAAACATTGTTAAAGACACCAACATCATGTCTCTGTTTAATTTTTCATGAAGGATATGAGCTACAAGCCTTTTTGAATTAACGTCATTAAGGATGTGTCATATGAGCACGGTACTGTATGCATTGAATTTCTAGATGCTAAAAACATGGGTATAGACACCAAAACTATGTCCCTATGTCTATTTACATGAAACATATGAGCTCTGTATCATTTTCGTCTATTTAAAAGTTAATTAACCTAATTAGGCTAATTGCAATTTAGGCTAGCAAACAAGCCGAATTTATTTTGTAGGACCTGAAATATAtagtcaaattaaaaaaaaacttggatTTCTGTGTTTACTATGGAACACAAAGGGCTGTCCAGTAGAATATCTGGGATATGAAACAATACTATTCCAGCTGTGAAGCATGGTAGTGGTGGCATCACACTGTAGAAGAGTTTAGCTGTAAAAAGGACTTCAGGAAATACAtccaccaggcataacattatgaccacctgcctaatattgtgttggtccctcttttgctgccaaaacagccctgcactgtgtattctgacagctttctatcagaaccaacattaacttcttcagcagtttgagcaacagtagcttgtctgttggatcggaccacacaggTCAGTCtgtgctccccacgtgcatcaataagccttggccgcccatgaccctgtcgccggttcaccactgttccttccttggaccacttttgatagatactgaccactgcagaccgggaacaccccacaagagctgcagttttggagatgctctgatccagtggtctagccatcacaatttggcccttcatcaaactcactcaaatccttacgcttgcccatttttcctgcttctaacacatcacctttgaggacaaaatgttcacttgctccctaatatatcccacccactaacaggtgccatgatgaggagattatcagcgttattcacttcacctctcactgctcataatgttatgcctgatcggtgtatattgcaTCATGAGGAAGCAGAAAATTAGCTTAAAAAAGCAGAACCATTAGCCATCAGGCAGCAGGTTAATACTGGGTCTTCCAGCAGGATAGTGATTTCTAAGCAAACCTCTAAAGTTGGAACAAAATGGCTTAAAGGCAACAAAAGTCACTACAATGTCCTGACCTGCAAAAGTTTGAGTACGGAAGCCCGCAAACCACCAGTTCCACCAGTTCTGTCGGGAAGTAATCTATTGTGAGAAGCTTGTGGAGGAGAAGCCTACACCCAAGTGTTTGATTTGAGTTCAAGCAACTAAAAGGCAACCACAATAAATACTAGCTATGTGCTGACAATGGAAATCTGatacaggaaataaaagctgaaaacaaaaaaaatagccTCTTAGCAATTATTTTGAGGTGACCTTGTATGGAAGCCCTAAATGACTTGACACAGGAAATATAGTATAACATTTGTATAACATTTTGGAtgtcacacagaataaagaaaCCCAGACACTTGAgtgaagcttttttttaaactttatataatgtgtatattatatatatatatatatatatatatatatatatatatatatatatatatatatatatatatatatatatatatatatatatatatatagcatataaAATGATTTCCATAACTGTTCTCTGGAAAATCGATTTCGTTAGTTTGAATAAACATTTCTCGAAAGGAATATATGCTGAGTTTTACGAtgaatatacattatatagaatatacatacagtgtatgtaaaagtgtgcaaaaaaaatgtcactGCATCTTGCTTTTAAAATCTTTTGTGCGTTAAACATAATGCTgttacattattattgttatttaaaagTCAGGTGGATATGAAGTGTAGATAATtctgtagtatgtagtatgtatatttgttttaattaaaaaaaaagagcatgcAATAGAATACTATTGGATGTTTTTGGACTTCACTCTGACGTTATACACGTGGAGCGAAATAGCATAAAATACCCTGTGGACGTGAAAAAAATGCTGTGCAAAAGGAATATCCTttaaaagaaattaagaaagcgagctaaacaacaacaacaacaacaacaccatctTGTCTAAGCCATCAAAACAGTCCACTACATTTCAAAACACAACTTGAAAGATTTCATTACAATGGCTCCAATTTGGACCGAAGTTATCTCACATATGAATGATGcttaatattaaacaatatcGATCAATTTTACTTCCACGGTGCATTCCAATATTTATGGTTCGTTTCTTTAGACAGAACTTAAAGTACGGTTCATTGAGGCGTCTATTTCGACGTCTACGTGAAGGAGCTCGGAAGTTATTATTCGACACCCTCATGTCCGGTATCTTCAGCTGCATTCGCTGTTCTCAGAAAGTCTAGTGACAAAGCCAGGACAGGAAATAGTGACGTCTTCAAGGAGATGGACGCTTGCCTGTAAGAGAAGAATGTGTGGTTCAAGATAATCCTAGAGACAGTTTGTGATCAAAGCATCACACATGACTAAAGctttatatatacagtggaacctcggcatatgaattttaattggttctggaggtgagttcttaaggtgaaaatttgtactgcgaaacaaattttccaaTACGAAgtaatgtaaatacagataatccattccagccacccaaaaatatgatcAATACGAAGcctatgtaaactgtatggctgcttacaaagaactgacccaagccaagcattccatgtcaagggtccttacagaaagtcatgccaccaagcttgggctaaaaatagaacagaccacccatgccaacaatctgtccacaaaaaaatagcagaaaaatcacctagcttttgaacgcatgccgaaggcaacgttggcaTCGTTGGTTGACTCTTTGGAAACAGCTTAAACTCActtcggttggcttcgcttggctttccactgacgcaaaaaAGTTTTCGGTTCAGTTCATTCATCTGACAAAAATGCTTCTTATGTCggtgcaaatttcttgcaaaatttcaattcttaaggcgaaaattcataagggagggcattcatatgccgaggttccaatTTATCTTCATTTTTCAGCAATAATCCATGGAGAATAGGTTTtattaggtactgaatcaaatgcaccatgtactgaatcgaatgcagtaggtactgtcACAGTATGTTTTTTGAACGTAGCTAATGTCACACTTTGACCAAGATAGTGGATAGTCACATGCAATAGCCCAATAGACATAAGCCTAATCAACACTGTTTGTAATCAGATGGTAGCTGTGGCAATGTTCGTCATGCTCCTGGACTGTAGTCAAAGTAAGCAGAATTTTTTGGGGGagtaatcattattatttaaaatacattatttaactGCTCTGGAATTGtacttcagtaaaaaaaaagattaactgCTTTGAGAAATATGTATGATAAAAATCTTTGAATTTCAGCATGTTAAGGCATTTCAAACATCAGCCTTTAAACTATTTGActattatataaaacatttgactattatatatgcATATGCTGAACAGCAGACACTCCAAGGTAGAAAGAACCTAGAACAATCAGAGCCTTCTGGTTCACTTGTTTACCTGGAGTTCATTTGCCATGATATATGCGCCTTGAGGTATCCTATAGATTATACAAGCTTCATGTACATGACAcgatggtttgtttgtttgtttgttttacctATATGTGTCCATTGCAGCCAAGGTATCTCTGGAAGACACTGTGACTGTCGAGAGTAGCAATGCCAGGTCCTGGAAGGCACGACTGTGGACTGATGCAAGTATCCTCTTGTGGAATCGAGGATGTGCCCACTAGTGGCTCACTGCATGTCCACTGAAAGTAACAGGATGCTTGCGGTGGACTCTGGTTGATGGGTAATGTGCTCTTGCCACATGATGTGATGGTCACGGCGTGTGCTTGAGGATGCTGCTGTTCCGCGTTGGTGTTAAGTGGAGAGTGGTTCTCAAACATGCAGCTGCCGAGTGGCAAACAATCGCTAGCTGCCAACCCATTCTGCGGCAACTGGTACAGGCTGTTGACGAAGTTGATATGTTTATCGTTGCAGCTCTGAGAGCTCTCTGGCAGAAGATCAGCTGGAGGGAAGCCAGGGCTCTCCAAACTCTGATAACAGCCCTCAGATACAAGCCTGTTCTTGACCAGGCTGGCACAGGGCTGCTCTGGTGATGTGTTTTGCCAAGCTTGGATCTCGCTTTGCTGGGGGAATTTCGAGAGACTTGGGCAGTTGATGACAGACGCGACATGGTTTTTTGTGGATGGGGACAAGGAAGGATTATGGTCCCCTGTGCTCAGATTGTTCCAAAGATTTGGAGTTGTTTGGCTTAGCTTGTGAATATGATTTGGTGAATGATTCATTTGTGgattttttgtgttgttggcAGTGTAGGACACAAACTGGCAGTAGGATTCTGTACTTTCCAGCTTGGAGGTTCTGCCGTTCTCAGTGGGTTTTGGCGGCCCCCATCCATTGCAAGGGGCAACACTGTACATGCTTTGTGTCATTTTTAAACCCAGATGCGTCTCAGTTTGGTTGATCAGCTGTGAGACTTTGCTAGCGGACGTGAACAGGCCGGTCTGCTCCAAGTTGGAGGAGTTATTCATGTGATTCTTGGAAGATATTTCTGTATAGCATGGAACATTGTTTCCCATGGTAGCATCTGTACTAACCATCCTGTCCATTTGTTGCCCAGTTACGGCGATAGTGTTCAGTTTTCTGTCAGCCTTTAAATCGTTGTTGTCTGCTCCTGTGCTGTTGAAGGTGCGATGTGCGAATTCACATCCTGAGCGCGCCATAGGTTCTGAATGCCCTCCAAACAGATCGGTGGTGGTGTTTGGTTGCAACAGGGAACAAGTGCTGTTCTCCTTGTATAAGGCATCCTCCACGTAGGAGAATATGTCGTTGGTGAGAATTTCATCGAGACTAAGAGGTCTGTCGTTACCATTATTGTCTTTGGTCATCCTCAAAATGGCATTTTCCCACTCTTTCAGCTCGGCCGTGTCCACTTCCATTTGCTGAAGTGCCGTGCACAGATCTCCGTCGTGAGCCAGCTGTTCCAAGGTGTCAATCATGGACACGATGGTTTCCTCCTCGTTCCCAGGTTCATCTTGCACTATGTGACTGGGCACATTAAAGAGAGCCCAGCTATCCGTGAAGGCATCGTCTGCTGTAAATTGAGGCTTGGTGCCCTGATGATATATCGACTTGTCCTGTTTTTGCATCGAATCGAGGATTGAGCTCGGAACCATGGTCTTCTGGTTAACTCTGTTGGTGTCTTTGGGATTCATCATGTCAGGCGTCGGACAGGTTTCGTAGAGCATCGCTTCTCCTGTGGTGAAGCTGAAGGGAAGCTGCATTCTCCTCTGGCGCAGGTGCTCCTCTCCTTCCGCATTTCTAAGGggaaatagaaaataattaatCTTTCGATCCTTTTGTGAACTGTAGGCTCTCTTTAGATTTCATTCATACGTACACTAGGGCACGCTGTCGAGCGATAATAAAGTCAGGACGTCCTCCTTTGTAGACAAGCCTGGCGTTTGCCTGCACCCAAACCCATCCTCCATTCTTGGTTAAAAGTCGGAAAACTGTCATTCCACTTTCCCCGGTCTTTATCACTAGTGTGAGATGAAGGGAATTTTTTTGAATTAACAACTTAATAAATATCTCTGCCTCAAACTATATGCCAACACATGATGTAACATCATTTTATGTTTTTCCATTCAACATTTCTCTGTCTAGACACGGACATATACATACTTCGGACATGATTGTCGGCACAGTACATCATATCCGCCGCATGAATGAACTGATATCCAGACCCTCTCATGCACAGCTCCATTTCTGTGTAACCCAACACGACTTtgcctctaaaaaaaaaaaaaaaaacagaaatcggGTCACTTGAACATGAACAAAAAGAGaattgtttataaaataaataaaaactcaatTTTACCTGGAGTCAATACCCATAGGAGTAAAGTCCAGCTTATGCTTGGTCTGAAATATTAGAGTCTTAGTACGGATTTCTAGGATAGCTGATGGCTGAACAGGAGTGGCAATGGCGAAAAGAGCGAGCTGAGGCTGGACTAGAGAACCGTCCTCAGCCTTCCTGTTCTGCCCGACCAGAAACTTTAACCTTCCTTGAAAGttcagtttcttaaaaaaaaagaaaagaaaaaaaaaagaacatggaCATTAACCTTTATACAGTGATCACATATACTATTTGTCTATTGAAATATGATTGTACCAGAAACCCAGACGAGTTGTCCAGGAGGCATCGGAAGCGGCACATGAAGCTCCTCTCTAGGAAAGACGAGTTTTCGGGTGGGATGTGCTGCGGGTCGTAGGCCATGAGGTTCCTCGTGATGTCGCTGCTGTTCTGGGTACCTGGGGGTTGAAATTAAATACACAGCGATAAACAAACTGACAAACAGTGAGCATCCTGTCGATACAGCAAGTAAATCTCATTTTGAGTTCCAGTACATGTTGTGACCTTATATGGTCTGGCACtttagacaaaaaaagaaacccaCATAAGCATCACCACTTTcctgtaagttttttttttctgttgtagcagtaaaaaataaatattatatctcCAAATCATTTGTTATCAGCAACCCAAAATCTAAAATGACACAAGATAGACAGCCATGGGCAATTAACATCCTGTCAGGAGAGGAGAGCCAAAGCCTCAGTACGGCAAGCCAGAGGAGAAACTTGTAGTTAGATATAGTGAATTATACTGGTTTAGTAAAAGTAGGTGTGCAAATCAGGCTCAGTCTGTATTCACTGTAAGCCTTACAACGTGTAAACATTCTGTCTTGATTAGGAACAGTGTAATATTTCAGCAAATGTCTTAAtatgaaatattacattattatatataaatataaataaatattacattattgtatatatatatatatatatatatatatatatatatatatatatatatatatatatatatatatatatatatatatatatatatatatatatatatatatatatatatatatatatatatatatatacacactactcacaaaaagttaaggatattcggctttcgggtaaaatttcaggatgcacctaaaatgcactataacctttacaggtgaacttaatttgaccttctgtacacttttgaatgcacatgtccaactgttcagtgtttcagtactttttgcataacttgctgttctctaacaaggtgcttaacggcaaaactcacaactggtgtttgatccatgaatcgaccaataaattttctggttcaattagaattggtatttaaacagtcctcttcatcatgctgttcacattttgacgtCATAAGacaacacctaacaattgatcaagagtacctcgccattgcgaggcttcaaacaggatgttctcagagggaagtggccactgagcttacagtgtcacagagtgtcatcagcaggttgcgacagagatacacagagactggaagagtcacagaaaggcatagaagtgaacgtcctttggccacaacccacattgatgaccgcttcattgtgaacagtaccctgcagaaccggatgatgaatgccactcaactccaggcacattaagggaggtgagaggcacccaagtgtcatgtcagaccattcgaaaccatttacatcagcgtggtctgcgtgctagatgacctgcaagggtacctgaacacaccaccaggcacaggcgtcgggccagggagcatttatgctggacgaggaaccagtgggcctcagtgcactgttgtggtggtgttacagtctgggcaggtgtgtctactcaatacagaactgccctacatcttgtgattggtacagtgacaagccaatactacctgaataacatcattaatccagtcattgtgcccctgcatgagcAACACAGGcataatttcatcttcatggatgacaatgctccagctcatcgaggttgcatcattagggaacggctgctggaggctggggtacctcaaacggagtggcctgcactttctccagacctgaatcccatagaaaacctgtgGGATCAGCTGAttcgccatgtagaggctcgtaaccatGCACCCccgaacctcaatgacctgagggccgcccttcaagaagagtggaatgccatgcctcagcagacaataagtcgactcgtgaacagcatgagacgtcgttgtcaagctgtaattgatggtcaagggcacatgacaaattattgagacactgacactttttgttgtggtatacccaccactgttgttggattttgtttcaataaattgtttgagatgaggaaatcaccattgcatggttctacttaaatgccccactttcatgatataatatcactgtagtgtgaaatttttacattttccataaatttcacccaaaattcaaatatccttaactttttgtgagtagtgtatatatttaacacATAGACaggtaaatgtttttaaaaatattaaagtaaaatatCTAGTATAGAAAGAACACAAATTTTCTTGTCATTCTTGTAGGTCTTAGGCAACACgtttaaattataatataatacctAAAACTCATTAAAACGTATATAAGATCATAAGATGGTCTCTATTGAGTAACTGAGAAATGGAGTCTGATAGGACATGAAAAACGAAAGAGTACCTGAGTTTTAAAGTAATAAGCGTCTTTCCATGTTTGGGCAGAATTTTAAAACCCATTTAGTCTCAGAGCTTTCATGTTGATCGGAAGAATACTTAAAATTTAGACCTTGTGAAGTTGAAATGAACATTTCACTGCTTTACGGTTTCGCTATGCGGAAAGCCTCATAGCGGCTCCTCAACCAGATAAAACCCTAATAATACTACTGTCACAATTTATTAAACGCTCTAGAGCGCAAGAATATTTAGTGTACGCTGTcaaataggaaaaaataaataaataaatgaaagagtaAATGAAGACAGACTAACCGTCAGCTTCCACATCTAACAGATTTGGGTTGAGAGCGAAATGCAGCTGCCTTCGGAACATGGCTCTGTCATCTATGTGGAtgaactcaaacacactctggTGGACCATATCAGACTGTAAAACAGAGTCAAAAAACAATGAACAATAAGTGCAGGAGTGAACAAAAAGAGCAATCGAAGCTGTTTATGCTAAATATCATTGAGTTGAATAGAAACACATTGAGCTTTGCTTTTTCTGATTAAAATCCAGAAGGCTACAGATCAAGCTTTCTGAAAAAATCCATAAACTCTGCCcctttcatcctttttttttgccctctatcattcatctcatcttttttttaaaaatgtaccaCATAATGATAAAGCCGTAAGTATCACAGATACTGGATACCGATCCCTACTAGCATCCTGTTATAACAGACCAGAGCAAGCTTCTGTatacagaatgtttttttttttctcagtataAAATATATGGCAGTGGATTTATTCAGAATGCAAATTCAATGCAGGAGCAGCACAATAGTGAGGTTCATACCATTTGTCAGGACTTGAGTAGTTAATGATCCAAAAACATAGTGGCTGAACGGGCATGGGTTAGGTGATGTATGAAGAGTGTACACAGGGTCAGGAAACTATAAGCAGACTAAAGTCAAAAGGCGGGAGAGCATACGATAAACAGCGGCATGGCGGCGGCTGGAACGGAGAGACACAGAGCGCAGACTTTGCGATGACTGCGTGAACTGGATGCCCTTTATACTGCCGGAGGTGTGATGGagtcgaggtgtgtgtgattagtagcCGGTGAATGTTGCACTGTCCTCAACGGTCATTTCTGTAGGCTGTGTACTGAGTCATGACACCAATATCAGTGTTCGGTATGGGATCTTCTTGTTGATGAAACTTGAAAAAAACCAACTATCTAATAGCTGAGCCATcgatcagtaaaaaaaaaaaaaaaaaacagttatctCACCTGATGGAAGCCGAGGTAGTCCTGTATGGTTGGTGACACGTAGAAGACGTAACCCTCTGCAGTGACCACCAGTACAAAGCCATTGAGAGCctagagaaaataaacacaaagataGCAAGAAATTATGATACAGTTAACCCTTAAGCCTTGTGTAGTGTtcctgttttatatttttactaaaaatgTGAGAGCTGGATTTCACAGCCAGTTTCTGGTGCATCTATCGttgttcaaaataataaacattaattggAACATTccaacatttcatttcaatttttttctaGATTTATGTCACCAAAGTCTTTATTAATGATAACttcatcacacaactgactgagATTTTCATCGTTAAATGTGATCTTGCAAACATTACAAATCTATCTTATCTATATGGTTAGGGATTTAGATAAAGACaaatttgtgttgtttttttttttatttctgtagtgcttttaaaacccagagagatgattcgctgtggcgacccctgaagggaaaagccgaaagaagaagaagaagaagaagaagaagaagaagtgcttTTAAAACCCCAAGAATGTCACTTTGACCCGAACGGTACCAAAGGGTCCATAGATTGAACATAGCGAGGGTTATTATGCACTTCATGTGACTATAAAAGAAAGTAATCATGTAATTTTGAGATAGTAATGCACCTTTAAGAGATTTCCAGGTGTTTTTACACTATAAGatcatttgattaaaaaaaacaacaaaaaaaaaacagccttgtACTTGCCAGTCAATCAGTTATTGCGCAAAGGTGACAGTTTTCAACACAGA
This DNA window, taken from Hemibagrus wyckioides isolate EC202008001 linkage group LG06, SWU_Hwy_1.0, whole genome shotgun sequence, encodes the following:
- the LOC131354723 gene encoding aryl hydrocarbon receptor-like, with translation MLDNDRYAGKKRKKPVQKQKTATDVTKSNPSKRHRDRLNGELDRLTNMLPFSENVRTRLDKLSVLRLSVGYLKVKSYFNATMKKNSLEFHTGKGLDTSKMDAMGFSEGDLLLQALNGFVLVVTAEGYVFYVSPTIQDYLGFHQSDMVHQSVFEFIHIDDRAMFRRQLHFALNPNLLDVEADGTQNSSDITRNLMAYDPQHIPPENSSFLERSFMCRFRCLLDNSSGFLKLNFQGRLKFLVGQNRKAEDGSLVQPQLALFAIATPVQPSAILEIRTKTLIFQTKHKLDFTPMGIDSRGKVVLGYTEMELCMRGSGYQFIHAADMMYCADNHVRMIKTGESGMTVFRLLTKNGGWVWVQANARLVYKGGRPDFIIARQRALVNAEGEEHLRQRRMQLPFSFTTGEAMLYETCPTPDMMNPKDTNRVNQKTMVPSSILDSMQKQDKSIYHQGTKPQFTADDAFTDSWALFNVPSHIVQDEPGNEEETIVSMIDTLEQLAHDGDLCTALQQMEVDTAELKEWENAILRMTKDNNGNDRPLSLDEILTNDIFSYVEDALYKENSTCSLLQPNTTTDLFGGHSEPMARSGCEFAHRTFNSTGADNNDLKADRKLNTIAVTGQQMDRMVSTDATMGNNVPCYTEISSKNHMNNSSNLEQTGLFTSASKVSQLINQTETHLGLKMTQSMYSVAPCNGWGPPKPTENGRTSKLESTESYCQFVSYTANNTKNPQMNHSPNHIHKLSQTTPNLWNNLSTGDHNPSLSPSTKNHVASVINCPSLSKFPQQSEIQAWQNTSPEQPCASLVKNRLVSEGCYQSLESPGFPPADLLPESSQSCNDKHINFVNSLYQLPQNGLAASDCLPLGSCMFENHSPLNTNAEQQHPQAHAVTITSCGKSTLPINQSPPQASCYFQWTCSEPLVGTSSIPQEDTCISPQSCLPGPGIATLDSHSVFQRYLGCNGHI